GGCGCCCGTGGATCCGCGCACGGCGGCCCGCGCTGTCGAGGTGGCCCGCGGCATTCTGGAAGCGCTCGACGTCGTGGGCGTGCTCTGCGTGGAGTTTTTCCTGGCGCGCAACGGGGACCTGCTGGTGAACGAACTCGCCCCTCGCCCGCACAACTCCGGCCATTACACCTTCGACGCCTGCATCACCTCGCAGTTCGAGCAGCAGCTGCGCGCCGTCTGCGGGCTGCCGCTGGGGTCGACGGAGCAGATGCGTCCCGCAGCGATGGCGAATCTGCTGGGCGACCTGTGGACCGGCGGCGAACCGCTGTGGCACTGCGCCGCCGCGTTTCCGGACGTCAAGCTTCATCTGTACGGGAAGCTGGAGGCCCGTCCGGGGCGCAAAATGGGCCATCTGACCGCGCTGGCGCAGAGCGTGGAGCAGGCGCGCGAACGCGTGCTGGCCGCGCGCGGCTCGCTGACGGACCGCAGCGCGGAGTCCTGACCGATGCCTGCACCGCGCATCCTGGTGATCGGCGGCGGCGCCGTGGGCCTCGCTTCGGCCTACCGGATTCTGGAACGCTGGCCGGAGGCGCGGCTCACGCTGCTTGAGAAAGAGCCGCGGGTGGCCGCCCATCAGACGGGGAACAACTCGGGCGTGATGCATTGCGGCCTTGCCTACCGGCCTGGTTCGGCGAAGGCGCGCCTTGCGGTGCGCGGCATCCGGCAGCTCATCGCGTTCTGCCAGGAGCATGGCATCCCGCACGATGTCTGCGGCAAGCTCGTCGTCGCTTCGCGCGAGGACCAGATTCCGCGACTCCACGACCTGCTTGCGCGAGGCACGGCCAACGGCCTGCAGGGGCTCGAAATCCTGGCGCCGGAGCGCATCCGGGACTACGAGCCGCACGCCGCGGGCGCGGCCGCCCTGCGCGTGCCCGAGGAAGGCATCGTCGACTACCCCGCCGTCTGCGAGACTCTGGCCCGCTGCATCGAAGCGCGCGGCGGCCGCGTCGTGCTGGGCGCGCCGGTGCGCCGCCTGAGGCTGCGCGGCGAAGAGTGGATCGCGGAAACAGATCAGGGCGAATTTGTTTCAGACTTCCTGGTCGCCTGCGCCG
This DNA window, taken from Bryobacteraceae bacterium, encodes the following:
- a CDS encoding hydroxyglutarate oxidase, with product MPAPRILVIGGGAVGLASAYRILERWPEARLTLLEKEPRVAAHQTGNNSGVMHCGLAYRPGSAKARLAVRGIRQLIAFCQEHGIPHDVCGKLVVASREDQIPRLHDLLARGTANGLQGLEILAPERIRDYEPHAAGAAALRVPEEGIVDYPAVCETLARCIEARGGRVVLGAPVRRLRLRGEEWIAETDQGEFVSDFLVACAGLQADRIARMAGERTEIRIVPFRGDYYRLKPHREFLVRNLIYPVADPRFPFLGVHFTRMIRGGIEAGPNAVLSLAREGYSRTAFCPRDAFDALSFPGLWRFLARHAAMCWSELRRAFSRQLFCRSLQTLVPEVQPEDLEPAGAGIRAQAMTPDGRLVEDFAFLTRRRAVHVLNAPSPAATACLAIGEEVAGQLAAIF